In the Brassica napus cultivar Da-Ae chromosome A7, Da-Ae, whole genome shotgun sequence genome, one interval contains:
- the LOC111199434 gene encoding small polypeptide DEVIL 23-like produces the protein MKISIGRGGSGRIAKLRCWDWCKEQRTRVYIIWRCLLFLLQWED, from the coding sequence ATGAAGATTTCGATAGGACGAGGTGGGTCAGGTCGGATAGCGAAGCTCCGTTGCTGGGATTGGTGTAAGGAACAAAGAACGCGTGTTTATATCATCTGGAGGTGTTTGCTTTTCTTGCTACAGTGGGAAGACTAA